In the Numida meleagris isolate 19003 breed g44 Domestic line chromosome 5, NumMel1.0, whole genome shotgun sequence genome, one interval contains:
- the ARL4C gene encoding ADP-ribosylation factor-like protein 4C, with amino-acid sequence MGNISSNISAFQSLHIVMLGLDSAGKTTVLYRLKFNEFVNTVPTIGFNTEKIRLSNGTAKGISCHFWDVGGQEKLRPLWKSYSRCTDGIIYVVDSVDVDRLEEAKTELHKVTKFAENQGTPLLVIANKQDLPKSLPVAEIEKQLALHELTPSTTYHIQPACAIIGEGLTEGMDKLYEMILKRRKSLKQKKKR; translated from the coding sequence ATGGGGAACATCTCCTCCAACATCTCCGCCTTTCAGTCCCTGCACATCGTCATGCTGGGCCTGGACTCAGCGGGGAAGACCACGGTGCTCTACCGGCTGAAGTTCAACGAGTTCGTCAACACGGTGCCCACCATCGGTTTCAACACGGAGAAGATTCGGCTGAGCAACGGCACGGCCAAGGGCATCAGCTGCCACTTCTGGGACGTGGGCGGCCAGGAGAAGCTGCGCCCGCTCTGGAAGTCCTACAGCCGCTGCACTGACGGCATCATCTACGTGGTGGACTCAGTGGACGTGGACCGGCTGGAGGAGGCCAAGACGGAGCTGCACAAGGTGACCAAGTTCGCCGAGAACCAGGGCACACCGCTGCTGGTTATCGCCaacaagcaggacctgcccaAGTCACTGCCCGTGGCTGAGATTGAGAAGCAGCTGGCGCTGCACGAGCTGACCCCTTCCACCACGTACCACATCCAGCCTGCCTGCGCCATCATCGGCGAGGGGCTGACCGAGGGCATGGACAAACTCTACGAGATGATCCTCAAGCGGAGGAAGTCCCTCAAGCAGAAGAAGAAGCGGTAG